Proteins from one Sphingopyxis terrae subsp. terrae NBRC 15098 genomic window:
- a CDS encoding cupin domain-containing protein — translation MTPLLALLLAGSAAPAMVVIDEAATIREEPPPHGAIGQSTAWRISDAVPAPRSFEFRKRALHAGAAIGIHPIDHDEIYYVVSGTGIVHSDGEEQALKPGMAAWLYRGARVGIRQTGDEALVLIIAYPDADPKPEAP, via the coding sequence ATGACGCCGCTGCTCGCGCTGCTGCTCGCCGGAAGCGCGGCACCGGCGATGGTGGTCATCGACGAGGCCGCGACGATTCGGGAAGAGCCGCCGCCGCACGGCGCCATCGGCCAGTCGACCGCGTGGCGGATCAGCGACGCCGTCCCCGCCCCGCGCAGTTTCGAATTTCGCAAGCGCGCGCTGCACGCGGGTGCGGCGATCGGCATCCACCCGATCGACCATGACGAAATCTATTATGTCGTCTCGGGGACCGGCATCGTCCATTCGGACGGCGAGGAACAGGCGCTGAAGCCGGGGATGGCGGCGTGGCTCTATCGGGGCGCCCGCGTCGGCATCCGCCAGACCGGCGACGAGGCCTTGGTGCTCATCATCGCTTATCCAGACGCCGATCCGAAACCGGAGGCACCGTAG